The bacterium sequence CGTATGGCGCCCGGACGTCCGGGCTGCCCCAGTTGGATCCTTCGTCATAGTAGACCGAATACCAGGCGCCGACATACATCGCCACCGCGACGTTCGGGCGGAGGGTATGCACGAGATGGGCGACGGCACGCGTGTACGCCATGATCGTGTGCGCCCGATATCCGAGCCAGGCCCGGTACAGCGGTCCGGGCCGGCGCGCCACCCAGTAGCCGTTCGGGACGTATGTGTAGATGTCGTCCGGCCAGTGCGCGACCGGTCGGCCGATGAACCGCTCGAACGCCGCCCTGGCCGCGGGCGAGAAATCCTCGCTGACGTCCTGGTACCGTGTGCGGTCAAGGACGATGCCGTCCACGTCGTACCGGCTGACGATCTCGTAGACGACGGCGAGCTCGTAGTTCCAGACATCGGGGGATGCGGGGCTCAGGAACGCGAAGATGCTGTGCGAAGACGACGGCGCCATGCGGGTCTCGACCGGGCCGATCGAAACCGCGGCGCCAACCGGCAGCGCCGATTTCAGCCACGCGGCCGCCTCTCCGTGCCCAGAGAGCACGTAGCCGTCCCCGGGAATCGGCAGCGCGCCCGGGTCGTCCGGACCCGCCGCGCGGTCCCGCACCGTCACTACGGTCCCGCCTCGCACCGCCACGTCCACTCCCCACCGTGATGTGGGCGCGACGGCCCCAGACGCCGGTGTGTAGAGCACGAGGGCGTTGTCCTCGCGCGGAACATTCACGCCGGAGAGCGCGTAGGAGTGTTGGTCCGGGCCTAGGACCCGGCGCGTCGCGAGGTACGCGACGGCCTGCCAGTCGGGATGCGTGAACGCGGGGCCGGCTCGTAGGGGGGAGTATCCTTCCCCAAACGTGTTGACGGCCGCGTCCACGCGCATGCCGCGCGCGTGCGCTTCGGTGACGATCGTGGCCAGCATATCGTATCCGCGAGGGTACCACTGCGTCGGCGGAGGATATGCTGCGCCCGGCCCGCTGTGGGGCAGCGGCGAATCCGCGATCGTCGGCGCGAAGGCGCTCGCGTACGTGACGTATCCCCACGCGTTCTTGGCCTCGGGCATGACGACGTCGACGCCGGCGGCCCGCGCACGGTCGAGCACGTCGCGTACGCCGGCGGGCGTGCTGAGGAGCGCAAGGTTGGCGCCGGGTTCCATCCACAACGCCAGGCGAGGCGGAACCCGGCCCGCCGGTAGTCCGCCGGCGGCCGGGGACGCGGTGGTGAGGGTGAGCAGCGCGACAACGAGAACATCGAGGACGCGAATCGACTGCATGGCCGACTGTTCGGGACGGACCGAGAGGCTCCCTCCGGCGCTTGCATCCGACCGCGCCCCCCATTAGGATAAAGGCTGTCTGTGTGGAAGGGAGTGGTGCGGGGTGATTCAGGCCGATTCGCTCTCCCGAAACTACGGAGAACGCTGGGCCATTCGGGACGTCTCGTTCCAGGCGCGGGAGGGCGAGATCCTCGGGTTTCTCGGGCCGAACGGGGCCGGCAAGACGACCACGATGCGCATTCTGACAGGCTTTCTCGCACCGACGTCCGGCCGCGCGTCGGTTGCGGGGTTCGATATCGTCGAGAAGCCGATGGAAGCAAAGCGCCGTCTCGGGTACCTGCCCGAGACCGCGCCCCTGTATGACGATTTCACGACCCGCGAGTACCTGACGTTCGTGGCTCGGCTGAAGCGCGTCGAGCGCCGGAAAGTCGCCGATGCGGTGGATCGGGCGATGACGCTGTGCGGAGTGGACGACGTCGCCGACCGGCTGATCCGGAATCTGTCGCGCGGGTACCGACAGCGCGTGGGCCTCGCGCACGCGATCGTCCACGATCCGGAGGTCCTGATCCTAGACGAACCCACGTCCGCCATGGACCCCCGGCAGATCGTGGAGATCCGGAAGGTCATCAAGGCGCTCAAAGGGAGCCACACGATCATCTTGAGCACCCACATTCTCCCCGAGGCCACGGCGGTGTGCGACCGGGTCATCATTATCAATGAAGGCGGGATTGTCGCGGTGGACACGTACGAGCAGCTCGCGGCTCGGCTGCGCAGCTCGGAGAAGACGCTCGTCCGAGCCGCGCGCAACGCGGGCGACCTTCCCGGCAAGCTGGCCCGGATTCCCGGCGTGCTCCACGTCGCGCCAGGCGCCGACCAGGGGGACCTGGTCGTGGAGGCCGAGCTCGGCCGGGACGTGCGCGAGCAGGTGGCTCGCGCCGTGGTCGAGGGAGGCGCCGGGCTACTCGAATTACGCCCGCTCGCGATGAGTCTCGAGGACGTGTTCCTGAAGCTCGTGACGCACGAGGACGCGGCCTCGGACGACGCCGCCATCGGCCGGGAGGACGCTCCAGCATGAGCGGCGTTCTCGTGATTGCCCGAAAGGAGCTCAAGCAGTTGTTCACATCGCCGATCGCCTACGTGGCGCTGGCGATGTTCTTCCTGATCACCGGGTTTTTGTTCTTCTCGCTGATCGGCGTCTACACCGTGCAGGTGCTGCAGCTCCAGGGGC is a genomic window containing:
- a CDS encoding alpha amylase family protein encodes the protein MQSIRVLDVLVVALLTLTTASPAAGGLPAGRVPPRLALWMEPGANLALLSTPAGVRDVLDRARAAGVDVVMPEAKNAWGYVTYASAFAPTIADSPLPHSGPGAAYPPPTQWYPRGYDMLATIVTEAHARGMRVDAAVNTFGEGYSPLRAGPAFTHPDWQAVAYLATRRVLGPDQHSYALSGVNVPREDNALVLYTPASGAVAPTSRWGVDVAVRGGTVVTVRDRAAGPDDPGALPIPGDGYVLSGHGEAAAWLKSALPVGAAVSIGPVETRMAPSSSHSIFAFLSPASPDVWNYELAVVYEIVSRYDVDGIVLDRTRYQDVSEDFSPAARAAFERFIGRPVAHWPDDIYTYVPNGYWVARRPGPLYRAWLGYRAHTIMAYTRAVAHLVHTLRPNVAVAMYVGAWYSVYYDEGSNWGSPDVRAPYDWIGDAWVRAGLAPLLDYLMIGLYYRPVTIWDAYRQHDHAETSVQGSAMLGLSVVHGDTPVVGALLAPLYADDPGRLTAAMRMSSRITRGTMLFDLVYLDSDHLWDAVATP
- a CDS encoding ABC transporter ATP-binding protein; translation: MIQADSLSRNYGERWAIRDVSFQAREGEILGFLGPNGAGKTTTMRILTGFLAPTSGRASVAGFDIVEKPMEAKRRLGYLPETAPLYDDFTTREYLTFVARLKRVERRKVADAVDRAMTLCGVDDVADRLIRNLSRGYRQRVGLAHAIVHDPEVLILDEPTSAMDPRQIVEIRKVIKALKGSHTIILSTHILPEATAVCDRVIIINEGGIVAVDTYEQLAARLRSSEKTLVRAARNAGDLPGKLARIPGVLHVAPGADQGDLVVEAELGRDVREQVARAVVEGGAGLLELRPLAMSLEDVFLKLVTHEDAASDDAAIGREDAPA